The genomic region CGCCGCCGCTGGTCCAGAATGAATAGAAGTAGCCGTCATGGGTGCCTGTCTGGTTTGAGGTGATCGTCTGGGCGCCTGCCGTCACCAGACAAAAACACATTAGCATGGCCAAAAAAATACACTTTTTCATCCGATAATCCTTTCTTTAGCTATAATTTGTCTTATAATCAAAACTATACAGCTTGTTTTAATATATAAACTTCCGCAGTTTCCATTTTAATGGAAACTGAATTATTGTCTTGTAAAAAGAAGCTAAAAAAATTAAAATTTCGATTAAAACGGCTAGAAATTGATTCTGATAGAAGAAGTCGGTATGAAAGCCGTGGCGGGTAAATTGGCGGGAAAATATGGATTCCAGGCCGGGTGTGAAGCAAAACCCCCCATTTTTATCGGCTGCAAAACATGAGATATAGTGTCTTTTTATTGTTTTAATACCATTTTATTTATGATTTCACCGGCTTTTTTCTCGAACTCACTTTCGGCGGTATCTGTTTTTTCAAAATAGACCGACAACAAATAATTTGTCGTGCCAAATATAAAAACAGAAAAATTTCTTTTATTTTCTTCATTACCGATGAATCTAACCATAAAAATGCCATTAATTTCTCCATAATAATTTTCACCGATATTTGATTTCCCGGATTTTTGCATTTCGACTTGTCGATATATTTCTATTAATTTTAATAAGGAATTCTTGATTTCCGCCTCTGATAATTCATTCTTGTAAAAATGTGTTTGAAATATCAATTGTTCATCATTTTTCTGCAGCAATATTGAGTCACCGTTATATCCTTTTTCCCATTCACCATTCAATGTTAATGAAAATACTTTCTCATTTAACGAGGTAACTTCATTCCCGGTGCATGATAAAAGGAATATTAACAGTAATAAAAGAGAAAAAAAATCGATTCTCACCCTTTACCGTACCTCCTCATGAGGGAGCTGTTTTCATTATTCGCCGCTATTTGTTTTGACTTCACATATTTCAATCGGTTCATTGATGCCTTTTAATATTTCCGTTCTTTTATTTATATAATCGGTAAAACCGGCTTCAGAAACCAATTTCAAAGAACTATTTATACCGGTTTCCGACGCCAGCGACACGATTCGAAACGCGGTATTGACTGTTTTTCCGGAAATATCTTTGGAAGCATAATCCTTATGTCCAATAGAACCCACATATATGTTACCGGAATGCAATCCAATCGCCAATTGTTCATTGACGATTTTTTTTGCCGTTATTGATGCCGATATCGATCTTTTTTGGTGATCGGGGCCCGTAAAGAAGGCTAAAGCGCCACCACCCAGATATTTGACCGGAATCCCGTCATATTTTATTATCGATTCCGTTATCTGGTGCAAAAATCCATTAATCCAGAGAGCGGATTCGGGTGCTTCCATGGTTTGTATCTTTTTTGTCAGCCCCATTATCTGGGAAACAAATACCGAAGCTTCTATAGCATCTTTTTCTATATCGTAATATCCTAAAAGCCAGTCCGTCGATACATTCAGTAATTTTGCAAGCGGTACAAGCAGGGAAATATCCGGGGCGTTGATACCTTTCTCCCAATGTGAAACCGCCTGCGGACTTATTTGCAAGGCATTGGCGATTTCGTTTTGTTTGAAACCAAGCTTCTCACGTTGAGATTTTATTCGTTTGCCTATTTCTTCGTTAAAATTCATATATATATAATAAAGGTATAGAGAGAATTCTTCAATCAAGTAGTTATCGATTTATTCAAGAAGCACTTGATAAACAGGTCCGATCGATATAATCACAAGGTGTTCACGGCGGCCGGCGCCACATCGTGGCCCGCCTCCTGCAATCCCCGATAAAGATTGATAGAGGGTTGAACATCTCCCCGGGATCCGATGGGTGCAGCGATTATATTCACTTTTCACGTCCTTTGAGTATCACATCGATGATTTCATCTTCCGTTTCGGGTTTATCATAATCACCGGTCAAGGTGCCTTGATAATGATACATCAACCCGTTTCTCTCATTTTTCTCGAGACACCGTAAAAGGAAATCAGTTCCATATTTTCTGATAAATCCGATAAAAGCTCGTATGCGTTTAGTATTTACCGTACTTTCTTCACATGGAAACGCTTCACATTCCCAACATCCGGCCAATCCTTTTTCTTTACAACAACGAAGGGTATTACACCAGCCTTTATTTTTACATTCCCCGTTCCGGCATCCGGCGCAATGTGAATTTTCACTGCAAACGGCGCATGCAAGACCGCAATATCCGATTCCCTTTTGATTTTCCATATTATTTTTCTTCTATAGCTTTATTCTTGTGGATTCAATTTTTTGATACTTTTTCAATAAATCCCGGTCATAATTCTTTGCATATTTCTTTTCACATGATGAGGAATTGGAGAGTAAAATGAGTCTTTCAGATTATCCGATTTCTGCTTCATCGCTTTTTTTACCGACCGGGGGAATAAGTCCCGGCCAGCCTCCTGGGCCGGCCGGGACGTTTCAAGCATCAACCTGCGGCCTTTAGAACTGAACGCCCGTGTCGATGAAGTAATTCTCAGCCAGACCGGATTCCGACGTTGAAAAGGACGGGATCGCTCCCTCGGCCGTGATGGTGGTACCCGCTCCGTTCGTAAAACGCATGGAAATGGGGAGAGCAAAAGGCCCGGCCCCTTGCGGGATCACCCAGGTGCCGTACCGCTCTTGCGGGCGGTGGGTCGAGTAGTTGGGGTCGCGCACCAATGCCACCCAATCCCCGGCCTCCGTCTGGGCTTCGACGATCGTGACAGATCCGAGGCCTTTGACATTGACGACACTGAGTGCAAACCAATAGTTGCCCGCGCCGCTGTGAAGCCAGACATGTATGTTGCCCACCACGGGGCACGGCACGCGCCGGTATTTGATCGGGATGACGCCGTCAATTATTCCTCCAGTGGCACTGCCCGACTGCAGGCGGGCCATGGCGATACTGCACAAATCGATATGGATGCTCTCATCGGGAAGCGGATCACGTTCCCGCGCAGGATCCAACGACAGCCCGGGGGGAATCTGACAGCCGTATTTGAAATCCTCGACTTCGTAGCAGTGATCCCGCCCCGAACCGCAGCACCATTTCGTATTGGCGGCACAAGGACAGGAGTCGGCGACCGTTGCGATAACAGAGGGCGTATAGCCGGACTCCCCGGATTCGTAATCGGTGCCGTCCTTCTTGGTACGGACGATTTCGAAACACTCGCCGCAGCTCAAGTAGTTGTCGCGTTCACCGGGAAGAGAAGGCCAGAACTGGGTATAGTAGTTGCCCGGAGGCGCCACCCAGTTTCCGCGGAAGGTCGTACCGGAGGGGTCCTTGCAGAGGTCCGGGTAGGCCCTGCAAAAGGCTTCGCATTCCGGATTATAAAATTGTTCGCCGGATTTCATTGCCGTTGTACAGATTCCATACAGTCCGAACGCGCACGCCCCGCCTTTTCCTATCCCGTAGTGCGTCGAACGGGAGTAGTGCCAGGGTTCGCTGCTGCTCACCGAATGGACTTCCGGCCATACACCGGACTTGGACGCCTTGGAACTGATCACCACGCAATTGGCTCCGCTGTTTCCTCCGCAACCGTCGCAGCTTTCCGAGAGCAAGTTATCGCTGCAGTACCGTCCGCAGCACACGTTGTCCTTGAGCACCCAACTGCCGCAATCGTTATCGGCTGGAGCCGGATACGGCGCCTGGGTACGACCGGGATCCGGTGCGTCTGTCGGAGGATTTGTCGTCGTCGGAGGATCTGTCGCCGTCGGGGGATTTGTAGGCCCCGTCGACCCGCAGCCGGGGAATGAGGAAACAAGACCGACGTAATATTGTGCCACCAACAGGGCATCCACAATACTGATATTGCCGTCTCCGCTTACCTCTGCCACAGTGGAATCGAAATTCGTCGGATCCAGCCCCACGTAATACTGGGCGATTAAAAGCGCGTCGACAATATCGATACTTCCGCTTGCATTGACGTCTCCGCATTCTGCAGCGAAAACATTGCCTATGCAGAATAACAGCAGAATGAAAATCATACATGCCGGTTTAGCCTTTACATTTCTCTTTTTCATTTTTTTTCTCCTTTTTTTCAATTATATTTTATTCATCATACATGACTTTATATTTAAACGATTCAGAAGAATTATATTATAGAAAGGTATATGTGTCAATGAAAATTTTTGAAACGTCACTGAGGGCGGAACCTCGTACGGCCCGGAATTTGGAACGCTTTGTGTACTTCACGGGAATTTTCCGATTTGTGAGTGAGGAACAGGCCGTTTTGGTTTGTGCCGGCAGCCGGAATGACGCAGGGGACATGAGGACGGATTGATAACTTTTTTACGATTTTCTCTTTTATAAGGCTTGCAAGGATGTATAACTTTTACTATC from Spirochaetales bacterium harbors:
- a CDS encoding DUF3795 domain-containing protein — encoded protein: MENQKGIGYCGLACAVCSENSHCAGCRNGECKNKGWCNTLRCCKEKGLAGCWECEAFPCEESTVNTKRIRAFIGFIRKYGTDFLLRCLEKNERNGLMYHYQGTLTGDYDKPETEDEIIDVILKGREK
- a CDS encoding helix-turn-helix domain-containing protein — translated: MNFNEEIGKRIKSQREKLGFKQNEIANALQISPQAVSHWEKGINAPDISLLVPLAKLLNVSTDWLLGYYDIEKDAIEASVFVSQIMGLTKKIQTMEAPESALWINGFLHQITESIIKYDGIPVKYLGGGALAFFTGPDHQKRSISASITAKKIVNEQLAIGLHSGNIYVGSIGHKDYASKDISGKTVNTAFRIVSLASETGINSSLKLVSEAGFTDYINKRTEILKGINEPIEICEVKTNSGE